One genomic region from bacterium encodes:
- a CDS encoding XdhC family protein → MGQVAGGSGEAVREPLGGVAGDPLAVARAWRDAGHGVALATVVETWGSSPCPAGSQLAVDDRGHFEGSVSGGCVEGAVIEAAGGVIESGAATILEFGVADEDAWAVGLACGGRIRVFVERIG, encoded by the coding sequence GTGGGCCAGGTCGCCGGGGGCTCCGGCGAGGCGGTTCGCGAGCCGCTCGGGGGTGTCGCGGGAGACCCGCTCGCGGTCGCGCGGGCGTGGCGCGACGCGGGACACGGGGTTGCCCTCGCCACCGTCGTCGAGACCTGGGGCTCGTCGCCCTGTCCGGCGGGCAGCCAGCTCGCCGTCGACGACCGCGGCCACTTCGAGGGATCCGTCTCCGGGGGTTGCGTCGAAGGAGCGGTGATCGAAGCCGCCGGCGGTGTGATCGAGAGTGGAGCCGCGACGATTCTCGAGTTCGGCGTCGCCGACGAGGACGCCTGGGCGGTCGGCCTCGCCTGTGGCGGTCGGATCCGCGTGTTCGTGGAGCGGATCGGTTGA